Proteins encoded by one window of Deinococcus radiodurans R1 = ATCC 13939 = DSM 20539:
- the truA gene encoding tRNA pseudouridine(38-40) synthase TruA: protein MDADPPRLYAPPPGFTRLRLTVAWDGRDYAGWQEQRNAVSVQETLQTALHALGGEGALRPVSAGRTDAGVHAEAMPLHWDVPTTFRVPLVQLPRALNAWLPASVSVLSAEVAPAGFHARFSCTERRYVYRLWVAPQRHPLWAGRALHVPGPLDAEAMNRAAQSLIGLHDFAAFATREDRQTVRDLLRLEVQPQGELWDIHVAGESFLRHMVRGLVGTLLLVGQGKLGAAEVEGILASRERARAGANVPPGGLYFAGAEYGVRRVEGRSGNGGEPGTHRGR from the coding sequence ATGGACGCCGACCCGCCCCGCCTGTATGCGCCGCCCCCCGGATTCACGCGCCTGCGGCTGACGGTGGCCTGGGACGGGCGCGACTACGCGGGCTGGCAGGAACAGCGCAACGCCGTGAGCGTGCAGGAAACCTTGCAGACGGCTCTGCACGCTCTCGGTGGTGAAGGCGCCCTGCGCCCGGTCTCTGCGGGCCGCACCGACGCGGGCGTCCATGCCGAGGCAATGCCCCTGCACTGGGACGTGCCGACGACTTTCCGAGTGCCCCTCGTCCAATTGCCCCGCGCCCTGAATGCCTGGTTGCCTGCCTCGGTGTCGGTGCTTTCCGCCGAAGTCGCCCCCGCCGGTTTCCACGCCCGCTTTTCCTGCACCGAGCGGCGTTATGTCTATCGTCTGTGGGTCGCGCCGCAAAGGCACCCGCTGTGGGCGGGGCGGGCGCTGCATGTTCCTGGGCCGCTGGACGCCGAAGCGATGAATCGCGCCGCGCAGTCGCTCATTGGCCTGCACGATTTCGCTGCCTTCGCTACCCGCGAGGACCGTCAGACGGTACGCGACCTGCTGCGATTAGAAGTGCAGCCGCAGGGAGAGCTGTGGGACATCCATGTCGCTGGTGAAAGCTTCCTGCGCCACATGGTGCGCGGTCTGGTCGGCACCCTGCTGCTGGTCGGTCAGGGCAAGCTGGGCGCCGCTGAAGTTGAGGGCATCCTCGCCTCGCGCGAGCGGGCACGGGCGGGAGCCAACGTGCCGCCGGGTGGCCTCTATTTCGCCGGCGCCGAGTACGGGGTGCGCCGAGTGGAAGGGCGGTCCGGGAATGGGGGAGAGCCAGGCACCCACCGGGGCCGCTGA